One part of the Penaeus monodon isolate SGIC_2016 unplaced genomic scaffold, NSTDA_Pmon_1 PmonScaffold_25985, whole genome shotgun sequence genome encodes these proteins:
- the LOC119570402 gene encoding histone H2A-like (The sequence of the model RefSeq protein was modified relative to this genomic sequence to represent the inferred CDS: added 19 bases not found in genome assembly) has translation MSGRGKGGKVKGKSKSRSSRAGLQFPVGRIHRLLRKGNYAERVGAGAPVYLAAVMEYLAAEVLELAGNAARDNKKTRIIPRHLQLAIRNDEELNKLLSGVTIAQGGVLPNIQAVLLPKKTEKKDIDSN, from the coding sequence GTAAGGTAAAGGGCAAGTCAAAGTCCCGCTCAAGCAGGGCCGGCCTTCAGTTTCCCGTAGGTAGGATTCACCGCCTTCTGCGTAAGGGTAACTATGCCGAGAGGGTGGGAGCTGGAGCCCCTGTGTATCTCGCTGCCGTCATGGAATACCTGGCTGCTGAAGTACTAGAATTGGCAGGTAATGCTGCCCGTGACAACAAGAAGACCCGTATCATCCCCCGTCATTTGCAGCTGGCCATCCGTAACGACGAAGAGCTCAACAAGCTCCTCTCTGGCGTGACCATCGCCCAGGGTGGTGTCCTGCCTAATATCCAGGCTGTGCTCCTCCCCAAGAAGACTGAGAAGAA